The Ciconia boyciana chromosome 2, ASM3463844v1, whole genome shotgun sequence genome has a segment encoding these proteins:
- the JCAD gene encoding junctional cadherin 5-associated protein isoform X2, with product MFSVEDLLISHGYKLSKNPPVSYENRYDGYRHEIAGNRSAQRTLNGFEAESRAGAYSKKPLVKTNSSSTESSHGSQGRQAGPGYHRDLQGLSTFHTSEGGVYDRPQLAWSSQPKTDKDLAYWRRRGQDFSVLLGYSQKGGVEMQGLAAAPGAPRHPRESQLKAGTGAGCIRRSGLQESCEVPGDCKWQSLGMESWNQPKKVGRQMSEGDREKLLQELYSLTLGDNVLSAHNKGKSQSLPRVLSPESMRCVEMPSLTNSNNSLSVTKTPSYPPNRLSVEPAKHPETGGHFLPLVKPKYGRPLKPPSYELQRQVRAPAETVGFQDHYQKDKPISYLAKVNEPRQDACIQDSGLEPPVYVPPPSYKSPPHQNVTPHPLNEVPNTNSYTTSDQQGPAERAVPCQRPAANTLEVGGDPCKDNHLPHGKQSHARRPNDYLRSVQYIPFDDPRIRHIKIAPPEGLQDNTKYTENACSPSSSALQERDLEVQYNSAFLDASNLSNSAKGERTSNSSTPSNRWLAPSTRDQENCALPDQRDSCSTTNHSPRNEASAEYTKGKISVRNSHMDSTCETVTKVKKFEPGTGMQSKKSSKKKMNETIFCLVSIPVKSESNLPDTDRNNNITQSPDKNGFDNNGALQEQSLLSMSSTDLELQALTGSMTNKNELQKQELWRPEEFKQMNDLRFIQPTKHRELKYSGSWPGDQYKDQQTQTSFTEEPKSPQFFHGTKPGQPNSNKMLFPKLLGCTASTIGSKQTGLPSDERSCRQSAYGMKGQMYLSQSSNSAFSRTATSVLQAPSPKAHQSQPVPAQERETGLLSKGEVVKGEAGAPCNSKELFGQFLLKPVSRRPWDAISELESFNKELQGQEESTSSEEDLESAAASPQAGALTQRRASRNEKSNQEPKHGGKTETDVPEVPVFKSGRVKSKSESWSVGTEHGGKLGCVGSPGSSQPGGSSEGVGPADGSLITEMRTGEAKSRTSKQPVRVGPLKRVLSSSPSSSCHSNPFNNPVLQEMSEDQNYLDFVKLSKGATPTNDMVLERGSVVCLSLTKRNQGRSEPDLRSVGLDAAPGPGANNSDHSSNANAVEIPVNESLQARAARILGIDIAVESLLPDDHVGPHPGTSPANGAQDFQSSVGSTVSDKEGKKDGSYEGRRKCGWTESALFVGAGGRSLYPDECQTTAQEASAKTLVTEQVLEQPASPSQGEDQNLVCKSAVYQHSEKRVRSTSKVIETLQGKLTSPPSRTAMDRLVRMKEVDSVSRMRRLSIKSADSGEEVDEEKLSRVQEERGSKLASSGAVSKRVISLSENGYLGGMEKKKIDKDFSLDTYDPTKVEKV from the exons ggtTTATGACAGGCCTCAATTAGCATGGTCTTCCCAGCCCAAGACTGACAAAGATCTTGCCTACTGGAGAAGACGAGGACAGGACTTCAGCGTGCTCCTGGGCTACTCCCAGAAAGGCGGTGTGGAAATGCAaggcctggctgcagccccgggggcaccccggcaccccaggGAGAGTCAGCTGAAGGCGGGGACGGGCGCAGGGTGCATCAGACGAAGCGGCTTGCAGGAGAGCTGCGAAGTGCCTGGCGACTGCAAATGGCAAAGTCTGGGAATGGAAAGCTGGAACCAGCCAAAAAAGGTAGGGAGGCAAATGTCCGAGGGTGACAGGGAGAAGCTGCTTCAAGAGCTGTATTCACTGACCCTGGGAGACAACGTACTGAGCGCCCACAACAAGGGGAAATCGCAGTCCTTGCCGAGGGTCCTTTCGCCGGAGAGCATGAGGTGTGTGGAAATGCCCTCTCTGACCAACAGTAACAACTCGCTCAGCGTAACTAAAACCCCCTCCTATCCCCCAAACAGACTGAGTGTGGAACCAGCCAAGCACCCTGAAACGGGAGGCCATTTCCTTCCCCTGGTGAAACCCAAGTACGGGAGACCTCTGAAGCCTCCATCCTATGAACTGCAGCGGCAGGTGAGGGCACCTGCAGAAACCGTGGGTTTCCAGGACCACTACCAGAAAGACAAACCCATCTCCTACTTAGCCAAAGTTAATGAGCCAAGGCAAGATGCTTGCATTCAAGACTCTGGTTTGGAGCCCCCGGTCTACGTACCTCCTCCTTCTTACAAATCCCCTCCTCACCAAAACGTGACCCCACATCCCCTCAATGAAGTGCCTAACACCAACTCGTACACCACCAGCGACCAGCAGGGTCCTGCAGAGCGGGCTGTCCCCTGCCAACGACCAGCTGCGAATACtttggaggtggggggggaCCCTTGCAAAGACAACCATCTTCCTCACGGGAAGCAAAGCCATGCGAGGCGCCCCAATGACTACCTGCGTTCTGTTCAGTATATTCCCTTTGATGATCCTCGGATACGACATATTAAAATTGCGCCACCAGAAGGTCTGCAGGACAACActaaatacactgaaaatgcaTGTAGTCCCAGTTCTAGTGCTTTGCAAGAGAGAGATCTTGAAGTACAGTACAACAGTGCCTTTTTGGATGCATCAAACTTGTCCAATTCTGCAAAGGGAGAAAGAACTTCCAACAGCTCCACCCCTAGCAACAGATGGTTGGCACCGTCCACCCGAGATCAGGAAAATTGTGCCTTGCCGGACCAAAGAGACAGTTGTAGCACAACTAATCACAGCCCCCGTAACGAAGCCAGTGCGGAGTacacaaaaggcaaaatttctgtaagaaattCACATATGGACAGCACCTGTGAGACTGttacaaaagtgaaaaagttTGAACCTGGAACTGGGATGCAGAGCAAAAagagttcaaagaaaaaaatgaatgaaactaTATTTTGTTTGGTCTCTATCCCAGTTAAATCAGAATCCAATCTGCCAGATACAGATAGGAACAACAACATAACCCAGAGCCCTGATAAGAATGGGTTTGATAACAATGGGGCTTTGCAAGAACAAAGTCTCTTAAGTATGTCTTCAACGGACTTGGAGTTACAAGCGCTTACAGGAAGCATGACCAATAAAAATGAGTTACAAAAACAAGAGCTGTGGAGACCAGAAGAGTTCAAACAAATGAATGACCTCAGATTTATTCAGCCTACAAAACACAGAGAGCTCAAATACTCTGGCTCCTGGCCAGGTGATCAGTACAAAGACCAGCAGACACAGACCAGTTTCACCGAAGAACCTAAAAGCCCACAATTTTTCCACGGTACAAAGCCTGGGCAGCCCAATAGTAACAAAATGCTGTTTCCGAAGCTCCTAGGATGTACAGCATCCACAATTGGGTCAAAACAGACAGGGCTTCCTTCTGACGAGAGAAGCTGCAGACAGAGCGCTTACGGTATGAAGGGTCAGATGTACCTCAGCCAGTCTAGCAACAGTGCATTTTCCAGGACTGCCACCTCAGTCCTTCAGgccccctccccaaaagccCACCAGAGCCAGCCAGTGCCTGCCCAGGAGAGGGAAACTGGCCTTCTTTCCAAGGGAGAGGTAGTTAAGGGAGAAGCAGGCGCTCCCTGCAACAGTAAAGAGCTGTTTGGGCAGTTCCTGTTGAAGCCGGTAAGTCGCCGTCCCTGGGATGCAATAAGTGAGCTAGAAAGTTTTAACAAGGAGCtgcaagggcaggaggagagcacaAGCAGTGAAGAAGATTTGGAAAGTGCTGCGGCTTCTCCGCAGGCAGGTGCCCTCACGCAGAGGAGGGCATCCAGAAATGAGAAGTCAAACCAGGAGCCAAAACACGGTGGGAAAACAGAAACGGATGTGCCAGAGGTGCCTGTATTTAAGTCAGGAAGAGTTAAAAGTAAGTCTGAAAGTTGGAGCGTGGGGACGGAGCATGGCGGCAAGCTGGGCTGCGTTGGCTCTCCAGGCTCCTCGCAGCCAGGAGGGAGCAGTGAAGGAGTCGGGCCAGCAGATGGAAGTCTGATAACAGAAATGAGGACGGGGGAAGCCAAGAGCAGAACAAGCAAGCAGCCAGTTCGTGTGGGCCCTCTCAAGAGAGTTTTGTCCAGTAGCCCAAGCAGTTCGTGTCACAGTAATCCTTTCAATAACCCTGTCTTGCAGGAGATGAGCGAAGACCAAAATTACCTAGACTTTGTTAAACTGAGCAAAGGTGCAACTCCCACAAATGATATGGTGTTAGAGAGAGGCTCAGTAGTATGTTTGTCACTAACAAAGAGGAACCAAGGGCGCTCCGAGCCGGATTTGAGGTCAGTGGGACTTGATGCAGCCCCAGGACCTGGCGCTAACAATTCTGATCACTcttcaaatgcaaatgcagtGGAAATCCCTGTGAATGAATCATTGCAGGCAAGAGCTGCAAGAATTTTAGGTATAGATATAGCAGTGGAGTCTCTCCTTCCAGATGACCACGTTGGGCCCCACCCAGGCACTAGCCCTGCAAATGGTGCCCAGGACTTTCAGTCATCAGTGGGGAGCACAGTAAGtgacaaagaaggaaaaaaagatggttcTTATGAAGGCAGACGAAAGTGTGGCTGGACAGAGAGTGCTCTCTTTGTTGGAGCAGGAGGACGATCTTTATACCCTGATGAATGCCAGACCACTGCCCAGGAAGCCAGCGCTAAAACACTGGTGACTGAGCAAGTTCTTGAACAACCTGCAAGTCCTAGCCAAGGTGAGGACCAAAACTTGGTTTGCAAGTCAGCTGTGTATCAGCATTCAGAAAAGAGAGTGAGAAGCACCTCGAAAGTGATAGAGACACTCCAAGGCAAGCTCACTTCTCCACCTAGCCGGACTGCCATGGATCGCTTAGTGCGAATGAAAGAAGTTGACTCTGTGTCCCGGATGAGACGTCTGAGCATTAAGAGCGCAGACTCAGGAGAGGAGGTGGATGAGGAGAAGCTGTCGAGGGTacaagaagagagaggaagcaaaCTGGCAAGCTCAGGGGCTGTTTCCAAGCGTGTTATCTCTCTCAGTGAAAATGGATATTTAGGTGGAATGGAGAAGAAGAAGATcgacaaagatttttctttag ATACATATGACCCCACCAAAGTTGAAAAGGTGTGA
- the JCAD gene encoding junctional cadherin 5-associated protein isoform X1: MFSVEDLLISHGYKLSKNPPVSYENRYDGYRHEIAGNRSAQRTLNGFEAESRAGAYSKKPLVKTNSSSTESSHGSQGRQAGPGYHRDLQGLSTFHTSEGGVYDRPQLAWSSQPKTDKDLAYWRRRGQDFSVLLGYSQKGGVEMQGLAAAPGAPRHPRESQLKAGTGAGCIRRSGLQESCEVPGDCKWQSLGMESWNQPKKVGRQMSEGDREKLLQELYSLTLGDNVLSAHNKGKSQSLPRVLSPESMRCVEMPSLTNSNNSLSVTKTPSYPPNRLSVEPAKHPETGGHFLPLVKPKYGRPLKPPSYELQRQVRAPAETVGFQDHYQKDKPISYLAKVNEPRQDACIQDSGLEPPVYVPPPSYKSPPHQNVTPHPLNEVPNTNSYTTSDQQGPAERAVPCQRPAANTLEVGGDPCKDNHLPHGKQSHARRPNDYLRSVQYIPFDDPRIRHIKIAPPEGLQDNTKYTENACSPSSSALQERDLEVQYNSAFLDASNLSNSAKGERTSNSSTPSNRWLAPSTRDQENCALPDQRDSCSTTNHSPRNEASAEYTKGKISVRNSHMDSTCETVTKVKKFEPGTGMQSKKSSKKKMNETIFCLVSIPVKSESNLPDTDRNNNITQSPDKNGFDNNGALQEQSLLSMSSTDLELQALTGSMTNKNELQKQELWRPEEFKQMNDLRFIQPTKHRELKYSGSWPGDQYKDQQTQTSFTEEPKSPQFFHGTKPGQPNSNKMLFPKLLGCTASTIGSKQTGLPSDERSCRQSAYGMKGQMYLSQSSNSAFSRTATSVLQAPSPKAHQSQPVPAQERETGLLSKGEVVKGEAGAPCNSKELFGQFLLKPVSRRPWDAISELESFNKELQGQEESTSSEEDLESAAASPQAGALTQRRASRNEKSNQEPKHGGKTETDVPEVPVFKSGRVKSKSESWSVGTEHGGKLGCVGSPGSSQPGGSSEGVGPADGSLITEMRTGEAKSRTSKQPVRVGPLKRVLSSSPSSSCHSNPFNNPVLQEMSEDQNYLDFVKLSKGATPTNDMVLERGSVVCLSLTKRNQGRSEPDLRSVGLDAAPGPGANNSDHSSNANAVEIPVNESLQARAARILGIDIAVESLLPDDHVGPHPGTSPANGAQDFQSSVGSTVSDKEGKKDGSYEGRRKCGWTESALFVGAGGRSLYPDECQTTAQEASAKTLVTEQVLEQPASPSQGEDQNLVCKSAVYQHSEKRVRSTSKVIETLQGKLTSPPSRTAMDRLVRMKEVDSVSRMRRLSIKSADSGEEVDEEKLSRVQEERGSKLASSGAVSKRVISLSENGYLGGMEKKKIDKDFSLGKTLLWDIQVATVSLCNGHDQFAYAHIMLLK, translated from the coding sequence ggtTTATGACAGGCCTCAATTAGCATGGTCTTCCCAGCCCAAGACTGACAAAGATCTTGCCTACTGGAGAAGACGAGGACAGGACTTCAGCGTGCTCCTGGGCTACTCCCAGAAAGGCGGTGTGGAAATGCAaggcctggctgcagccccgggggcaccccggcaccccaggGAGAGTCAGCTGAAGGCGGGGACGGGCGCAGGGTGCATCAGACGAAGCGGCTTGCAGGAGAGCTGCGAAGTGCCTGGCGACTGCAAATGGCAAAGTCTGGGAATGGAAAGCTGGAACCAGCCAAAAAAGGTAGGGAGGCAAATGTCCGAGGGTGACAGGGAGAAGCTGCTTCAAGAGCTGTATTCACTGACCCTGGGAGACAACGTACTGAGCGCCCACAACAAGGGGAAATCGCAGTCCTTGCCGAGGGTCCTTTCGCCGGAGAGCATGAGGTGTGTGGAAATGCCCTCTCTGACCAACAGTAACAACTCGCTCAGCGTAACTAAAACCCCCTCCTATCCCCCAAACAGACTGAGTGTGGAACCAGCCAAGCACCCTGAAACGGGAGGCCATTTCCTTCCCCTGGTGAAACCCAAGTACGGGAGACCTCTGAAGCCTCCATCCTATGAACTGCAGCGGCAGGTGAGGGCACCTGCAGAAACCGTGGGTTTCCAGGACCACTACCAGAAAGACAAACCCATCTCCTACTTAGCCAAAGTTAATGAGCCAAGGCAAGATGCTTGCATTCAAGACTCTGGTTTGGAGCCCCCGGTCTACGTACCTCCTCCTTCTTACAAATCCCCTCCTCACCAAAACGTGACCCCACATCCCCTCAATGAAGTGCCTAACACCAACTCGTACACCACCAGCGACCAGCAGGGTCCTGCAGAGCGGGCTGTCCCCTGCCAACGACCAGCTGCGAATACtttggaggtggggggggaCCCTTGCAAAGACAACCATCTTCCTCACGGGAAGCAAAGCCATGCGAGGCGCCCCAATGACTACCTGCGTTCTGTTCAGTATATTCCCTTTGATGATCCTCGGATACGACATATTAAAATTGCGCCACCAGAAGGTCTGCAGGACAACActaaatacactgaaaatgcaTGTAGTCCCAGTTCTAGTGCTTTGCAAGAGAGAGATCTTGAAGTACAGTACAACAGTGCCTTTTTGGATGCATCAAACTTGTCCAATTCTGCAAAGGGAGAAAGAACTTCCAACAGCTCCACCCCTAGCAACAGATGGTTGGCACCGTCCACCCGAGATCAGGAAAATTGTGCCTTGCCGGACCAAAGAGACAGTTGTAGCACAACTAATCACAGCCCCCGTAACGAAGCCAGTGCGGAGTacacaaaaggcaaaatttctgtaagaaattCACATATGGACAGCACCTGTGAGACTGttacaaaagtgaaaaagttTGAACCTGGAACTGGGATGCAGAGCAAAAagagttcaaagaaaaaaatgaatgaaactaTATTTTGTTTGGTCTCTATCCCAGTTAAATCAGAATCCAATCTGCCAGATACAGATAGGAACAACAACATAACCCAGAGCCCTGATAAGAATGGGTTTGATAACAATGGGGCTTTGCAAGAACAAAGTCTCTTAAGTATGTCTTCAACGGACTTGGAGTTACAAGCGCTTACAGGAAGCATGACCAATAAAAATGAGTTACAAAAACAAGAGCTGTGGAGACCAGAAGAGTTCAAACAAATGAATGACCTCAGATTTATTCAGCCTACAAAACACAGAGAGCTCAAATACTCTGGCTCCTGGCCAGGTGATCAGTACAAAGACCAGCAGACACAGACCAGTTTCACCGAAGAACCTAAAAGCCCACAATTTTTCCACGGTACAAAGCCTGGGCAGCCCAATAGTAACAAAATGCTGTTTCCGAAGCTCCTAGGATGTACAGCATCCACAATTGGGTCAAAACAGACAGGGCTTCCTTCTGACGAGAGAAGCTGCAGACAGAGCGCTTACGGTATGAAGGGTCAGATGTACCTCAGCCAGTCTAGCAACAGTGCATTTTCCAGGACTGCCACCTCAGTCCTTCAGgccccctccccaaaagccCACCAGAGCCAGCCAGTGCCTGCCCAGGAGAGGGAAACTGGCCTTCTTTCCAAGGGAGAGGTAGTTAAGGGAGAAGCAGGCGCTCCCTGCAACAGTAAAGAGCTGTTTGGGCAGTTCCTGTTGAAGCCGGTAAGTCGCCGTCCCTGGGATGCAATAAGTGAGCTAGAAAGTTTTAACAAGGAGCtgcaagggcaggaggagagcacaAGCAGTGAAGAAGATTTGGAAAGTGCTGCGGCTTCTCCGCAGGCAGGTGCCCTCACGCAGAGGAGGGCATCCAGAAATGAGAAGTCAAACCAGGAGCCAAAACACGGTGGGAAAACAGAAACGGATGTGCCAGAGGTGCCTGTATTTAAGTCAGGAAGAGTTAAAAGTAAGTCTGAAAGTTGGAGCGTGGGGACGGAGCATGGCGGCAAGCTGGGCTGCGTTGGCTCTCCAGGCTCCTCGCAGCCAGGAGGGAGCAGTGAAGGAGTCGGGCCAGCAGATGGAAGTCTGATAACAGAAATGAGGACGGGGGAAGCCAAGAGCAGAACAAGCAAGCAGCCAGTTCGTGTGGGCCCTCTCAAGAGAGTTTTGTCCAGTAGCCCAAGCAGTTCGTGTCACAGTAATCCTTTCAATAACCCTGTCTTGCAGGAGATGAGCGAAGACCAAAATTACCTAGACTTTGTTAAACTGAGCAAAGGTGCAACTCCCACAAATGATATGGTGTTAGAGAGAGGCTCAGTAGTATGTTTGTCACTAACAAAGAGGAACCAAGGGCGCTCCGAGCCGGATTTGAGGTCAGTGGGACTTGATGCAGCCCCAGGACCTGGCGCTAACAATTCTGATCACTcttcaaatgcaaatgcagtGGAAATCCCTGTGAATGAATCATTGCAGGCAAGAGCTGCAAGAATTTTAGGTATAGATATAGCAGTGGAGTCTCTCCTTCCAGATGACCACGTTGGGCCCCACCCAGGCACTAGCCCTGCAAATGGTGCCCAGGACTTTCAGTCATCAGTGGGGAGCACAGTAAGtgacaaagaaggaaaaaaagatggttcTTATGAAGGCAGACGAAAGTGTGGCTGGACAGAGAGTGCTCTCTTTGTTGGAGCAGGAGGACGATCTTTATACCCTGATGAATGCCAGACCACTGCCCAGGAAGCCAGCGCTAAAACACTGGTGACTGAGCAAGTTCTTGAACAACCTGCAAGTCCTAGCCAAGGTGAGGACCAAAACTTGGTTTGCAAGTCAGCTGTGTATCAGCATTCAGAAAAGAGAGTGAGAAGCACCTCGAAAGTGATAGAGACACTCCAAGGCAAGCTCACTTCTCCACCTAGCCGGACTGCCATGGATCGCTTAGTGCGAATGAAAGAAGTTGACTCTGTGTCCCGGATGAGACGTCTGAGCATTAAGAGCGCAGACTCAGGAGAGGAGGTGGATGAGGAGAAGCTGTCGAGGGTacaagaagagagaggaagcaaaCTGGCAAGCTCAGGGGCTGTTTCCAAGCGTGTTATCTCTCTCAGTGAAAATGGATATTTAGGTGGAATGGAGAAGAAGAAGATcgacaaagatttttctttaggtAAGACCCTATTATGGGACATCCAAGTGGCTACGGTTTCCTTATGTAATGGGCATGATCAGTTTGCTTATGCCCACATAATGCTGCTCAAATAG